The sequence ACCGGTTTCCGAAAGAAAACCGGTGAATCAAACTATTTTCGATATGAAAGTCTATTTTTCAGGGTCAATCACTTCGGGTTCATCGAAATCAGCCTCGTTTTTTTCTGAAACTTTGGATTCCTCAGTAACCGATTCCTCTACTTTCGTATCACCTTTTAAATAGTTGGGAAGTTCCATTCCTGCCGATTTGAAGACATCATCGAGAGGAGGAATGGAGCCCAGCATTCCTTGCATAAAGTTTGCCGTTGATGTTTTGCCATCTTTGCCGTTTCCGGTTTCCCAAACAGTAACTTTATCAATTTTAATGTTCTTAATGGCTTCAACCTGGGTTGCAACTAATTCGGGTAATTTGTCAGCAATCATCATGAGAACTGCTTTTTGGGCATCGTTGCCGGCAGCTTTTACCAGCTGATCGAAACCTTCGGCTTGTTTACTCAGAATTTCGTAGATACCTTTACCTTCCGCAGCCATTTTCATATAAATGGCATCGGCCTCACCTTTTGCAATCCGGCGTTTTTGTTCAGCCACTGCTTCGGCTTCAATCTGAACTTTTTCTTTATCAATCTCGGCAGGAACTACAATATTTGCAATTTGGGTAGCTTTGTCCCTTTCTGCACGAACTTGTTCTGCCAGTTTTTCAGCAGCATAAGCTTCTTCAAGCGCTTTTGCATCAGTTACCTTTTCAGCCGCTACAGCCCGGCGATTTGCCTCAGCTTCTTTTTCTCGTCTGTCGGCATCTGAATTCGCAATGGTTACTTTTGCAATGTTTTCTCCTTCAACAGCTGTTGCATCTGCACTGGCAACTTGTACACGCTGGTCTTGCAGCGCTTCTGCCTGGCCGATTTCTCCATCGCGGTTTTTCTCGGCTACGCTCTTTTTAGCGTCGTTGATAGCTTTTGCAGCAGCTTCTTTACCAAGAGCATCAATGTATCCCGATTCATCGTTGATATCGGTAACATTCACGTTGATCAGTTTCAACCCAATTTTTTTCAGTTCTGCTTCAACATTCGATGAAACAGCAGCAAGGAATTTGTCGCGGTTGCTGTTAATTTCCTCAATATCCATTGTGGCAACCACCAAACGCAACTGACCAAAAATGATGTCTTTTGCCAGGTTGCTTATCGACTCTTGTGAAAGTCCGAGTAAGCGTTCGGCGGCATTGTTCATAATGTTCGGTTCGGTAGAAACACCTACAGTAAAACGAGAGGGCACATCAACACGGATGTTTTGTTTACTCAGTGCATTTGTCAGATTGATTTCAATGGAAATCGGAGTTAAATCTAAAAATGCATAAGAGTGAATAATTGGCCAGATAAAAGCTGCTCCACCGTGAATACATTTGGCAGACCGACTTTCGCTGTTAGATCCTTTGCCAACTTTACCGTAAACAACCAAAATCCGATCAGAAGGACAACGTTTGTAACGCCGCATCATTGCAACAATAATGATGAATACAAAAAGTGCGGCAACGCTTAGAAGAATAACAAAATAATCGTTCATAAAAATTAATTTAAAGGGTTATTAATTGCCTTGTTTCTGAACAAGGAGAATATGATCATCAATTACATTTATTACATGAACTATTGAAGAAGTCGGGATGTCTTCCTCATCATCGGTAATGGCATCGAGTGTTCGCATCGAGCCCTGAACATTCAGTTGAACTTTACCCATTCCACCGCGTTTGGCCGGAATTACAAGGTAAACTTCGCCTAATTTACCAATGGCATTTCCCATTCGTAATGTTCCGTTTTCAGCCAGTTTCGACATGAAATAGAATAGTGATGCCATCAAAAACATCATGGTCAGACCACAGAGGGTTGAGAAAAGGATGACTTGCCCGGGACCCAAGCCCATACTGATAAAGCCGATTCCCGACCAGCCAAACACAGTAAAAAAGGCAACGATGTTTTTCAATGAAATAAATTGGAAAGGAATTGAATCTCCATCGGCGATGTCTCCGTCAACATCAGTGTCAACATCAACGTCGGCATCAGCATCACCACCGAAGATGGTTAAAACTAAGAGCAGTAGAAAAAAGACGGTTGCCGGAATTGCTATGATCCAGAAAGCTTGTTCGAATACGCTGATTTCCGACCAATTAGGGAGAATTGAATTTAATAACATTGGAATAAGTATTGGTTTCTGTTTTAAAAGTAAACATAAACTCAATTATTCCAAGTTAATATTTTGGGATTGGAGGATTTTTATAGGCAAAATGACGATTTCTATACGCGATCGTATAAAAACATATTTAGAAATGATGCTGAATACTTTCCTCCAAATAGGGATGATTTTTTGGTACCAAACTGGCTTTGGTAAGCGTTGTGCCAACCACCCACGAAAATAATCCTGCATAACCAAGAAAAGTACCGATTTCGAGCAAGCCGAACTTCGCTTCATGCACCGTTGCCGGCCAAATGATATAATACAGTTCGGTGTACTGGCCAATAATCAGAATCAGGATCACTGGAATCATAAAAAGTTTGCTTCTGGAACTTTTTCGAGGCATCAGTACGAGGAATGGAATTCCCCAATTGATGATGATATTGGCAAAGAACAGGATTTTGTAGACGCCGTGCCAGCGATGTACAAACCACGATGTTTCTTCCGGAATGTTACCGTACCAGATCAACATGAATTCGGCAAAATTGAAATAGCCCCAAACTATACTCGACATAAAAATATAGCGGGTAAAATCGTGAAGATGACTGTGGTTTTGTAAGGGGAATTTACCTTGTTTCGATAAAATAATTACAATAAGTGCAATTATTGATGAGGCGTGTAAAACCCCCGCCATAAAACTTTTTCCGGCAAACATAGTGCTGAACCAGTGCGGCTCGAGCGACATCAGCATATCAACCGAAAACAGGCTGAATGAAAAGGCCAGCACAAAAATGAATATCTTGGAATAGAACTCCGATTTCTCGAAATACCGCATGCCGCCAACTTCGTCTTCTTTTAACGAGAATTTGCGCAATACTTTCGACAAAATGATCCACGCAGCAAAAAACACAACTACCCGCGCAAAAAAGAAAGGTACATTCAGGTAAGGCGATTTATGCTGCAAAATATGATCGTGTGATACAACCTCGTGGTGTGTCCATTCGAAAACCGAATGCATACCAAAATACAGGATCAGGAAGAATACCGCCGCAAACGGAAGATAAGCGACCATGGCCTCGGGCACACGTTTAAACATGGCCGACCAGCCC comes from uncultured Draconibacterium sp. and encodes:
- a CDS encoding SPFH domain-containing protein, whose protein sequence is MNDYFVILLSVAALFVFIIIVAMMRRYKRCPSDRILVVYGKVGKGSNSESRSAKCIHGGAAFIWPIIHSYAFLDLTPISIEINLTNALSKQNIRVDVPSRFTVGVSTEPNIMNNAAERLLGLSQESISNLAKDIIFGQLRLVVATMDIEEINSNRDKFLAAVSSNVEAELKKIGLKLINVNVTDINDESGYIDALGKEAAAKAINDAKKSVAEKNRDGEIGQAEALQDQRVQVASADATAVEGENIAKVTIANSDADRREKEAEANRRAVAAEKVTDAKALEEAYAAEKLAEQVRAERDKATQIANIVVPAEIDKEKVQIEAEAVAEQKRRIAKGEADAIYMKMAAEGKGIYEILSKQAEGFDQLVKAAGNDAQKAVLMMIADKLPELVATQVEAIKNIKIDKVTVWETGNGKDGKTSTANFMQGMLGSIPPLDDVFKSAGMELPNYLKGDTKVEESVTEESKVSEKNEADFDEPEVIDPEK